The stretch of DNA AGAGCTTCCTGTTCTACTCCGGCTTCTACCTGCCGATGTACTGGTCGTCGCGGGCGAAGCTCACCAACACCGCCGATCTCATCCGTCTCATCATCCGTGACGAGGCCGTGCACGGGTACTACATCGGCTACAAGTACCAGAAGGGTCTCGAGCAGCTCACCGAGGCGGAGCGCGACGACCTCAAGAACTACACGTTCGAGTTGCTCTTCGAGCTGTACGACAACGAGGTCGACTACACCCAGGACCTTTACGACGAGGTGGGCCTCACCGAGGACGTCAAGAAGTTCCTGCGGTACAACGCCAACAAGGCACTGATGAACCTCGGCTACGAGGGTCTGTTCCCGAAGGACGAGACGGACGTCAACCCGGCGATCCTGTCGGCGCTCTCACCCAACGCGGACGAGAATCACGACTTCTTCTCCGGCTCGGGCAGCTCCTACGTCATCGGCAAGGCCGTCAACACCGAAGACGAAGACTGGGATTTCTAGAGCGACCCGCTCGCGATTTCTAGAGCGACTCCTTCGCATCGCCCGATGTCACACCGGTTCAGTTCGACTGCACCGGTGCGACATCGGGCGAACGGCGTTCAGCGGCGGAACCACGCCTCCGGCTGGTCCTGCAGCGCCTTGTCGAGGCGTAGCCGCGACGACGGGGTGAGGTCGTCCGGCAGCGAGGCGGGGGAGAACCAGGCCACGTCGTGGTTCTCGTCGTCCGACACGGCGGCCTCACCGCCGATGTACCGGGCGAGGAAGCACACGTCGAGGTACTGCGCGACGTCGCCGTTGGGATACGTGACCGGGTCGGTGACGTCGACGCTCGTGATCCGGACCAGTTCGGCGTCCACGCCGGTTTCCTCCCGGATCTCCCGGAGCGCGGCCGGTCCCGGTTCCTCCCCGGGTTCGAGGATGCCGGACACGACCGCCCACTTGCCGTTGTCGACGCGCCGGGTCAGCAGCACCCGCCCGTCGTCGTCACGCACCACGACGCTCACTCCGGACAGCCACAGCGGCGCGGTGCCGACGTGGCCGCGCAGGGCGGTGACGAACTCGGGGACGGGCATGAGAGCCTCCTAGCCGACGTAGCCGTTCAGCGTGTTCCTGAGGTCGGTGAGCATCGCGCGCGCGGCGACGACGCCGTTTCCGCCCCACACGTCACCCTCGACGGCGAAGACCCGTTTGTCGCGGACGGCTTCGAGGTCTTCCCAGGACTCCCCGGACATGACGTCCTCCGCGTGCGCGGTGCCCTCCTCGCCGTCCAGGACGGCGTAGATGAGGTCGCCCTCGGCCTGGTCGATGTCGGCGTCGGAGATCGGTTCGGTGACGACGCCCTCGAGGTTCTGATAGGCGGGCCGCCGCACCCCGGCGTCGGTGAGGACCTGGCCTGCGAACGTGGCCGGACCCTCGACCTCCATGCTGTCGGCGTCGAAACGGACGACGGACGCCTGCGTCTGCGCGGCATCGATGTCGATGCCGAGTTGCTTCGCGTCCTGCTGGTACTTCTCGAGCGCCGCCGTCGCCGCGTCGGCCCGGCCCAGGGCGTTGCCGGCGAGCAGGAACTGCGCCTTCCAGTACACGGGGTCGGAGCCGACGAACACCGTGGGCGCGATCGGGGAGAGCGCGCCGTACAGCTGTTCGGACGCCGGACTGGATCCGAGGATCAGGTCCGGGTCCGCCTGCGCGATCCTGTTCACGTCCGGGGCGTCGGCGGGTCCGACGCTCGGGATCTCGGAGACGCCGGTGCCGAGGTAGCCGGGCTGCGGCGAATCGCCGTCGAGGGTTGCAGCGCCGACCACGTTCTCCCACAGGCCGAGGGCGCACACCGCGTCCAGTGCGGCGCTGTCGAGCACCACGATCCGCTGGGGATCGGACGGGACGTCGCTCTCGCCCTTCGTGTGGACCACCCGATGCGTCGAGCCGGCCGCGAGTGCGGCGTCGACCGGGGCCGGCCCGGCGCAGGCGGTCGTGGTGTCCCGCTCGATGCCGACCACGCCGGCTCCGGCGATCTGCGTGGTGGTCCGGACGATGGACGCTGCGGGATCGTCGTCGGCCGGTTGCGAGCAGCCGGCGAGCGCGACGACGGCGACGGCTGTGACGAGACCGGTGGACGCGCGGCGGGCGGAAAACCTACGAGGGGACAATTCGGCGACTTCCTGTGTGTGCGGGCGCGTTCAGGTTAGCCGCTGTGCTTGTCCACCCCGAACGTGTCCGACAGGTCGTCGAGGATCAGATGCGCGCCCTGGACACTGACCGGCGACATCCAGCGGGCGTCGTCGACGTCGATCTTGCGTCCCTTCAGCGTCTGCCACAGCGGGCTCTCCAGGAAGGGCTTCGCCGCTTCCGCGCTCTTGCCCGCCGGGTCCTGCCAGGTGCTGACGAAGATGACGTCGCCCTCCGCCTCGCTGATCAGTTCGGGGCTGACGGCTTGCATGATGTTGTCCGGATCGGCCGGATCGGGGCCCTGGCTCTGCGGACGTGCGAGCCCGGCGTCCGAGAGGACGATCCCGCTGAACGAGGTGGTGCGGTAGAGGCGTGCCGTCGGCTCGCCCGCGAACCGGACCACCGAGATCACCGGATTCGACGCCGTCCCGTTGATCTCCGCACCGACGGCGGCGGCGCGCTCCTCGTAGGCGCCGATCTTCTGCTCCGCGAGGTCTTCCTTGCCGAGCGCCTTGCCGACGAGCCGGATGTTGTCCTTCCACGTGGGCCCGGTGGTCTCGGTGAAGATGGTCGGCGCGATTGCCGACAGTTGCTCGTAGTTCTTTCCGTCGCGCACCTCGGCGGAGATGATCAGGTCGGGTTGCAGCGCGGCGATCTGCTCGAGGCTCGCGTTGCTGACCTTGCCGACCGACTCCGCGTCCGCCGCGAACTCGTCCCGCGTGGTGCCGAGGTAGTCGGGCAGGCCGGGCTCGCGGTAGTCGACGTACCCGACCAATGGCGCCTCGAGGAGCAGGACGGCGTCGGTGAAGCTGTTGTCGAGCGCCACGATGCGCTGCGGTGCGGCCGGGATCTCGGTGCTGCCGCGGAAGTGGTCTACGGTCCGGGGGAACTGCCCGGTCGACGACGTGGTGTCGGAGGCGGCGGAGTCGTCGCTGCCGGCGCAGGACGTGATCGAGAAGGTGGCTGCCGCGGCCAGCGCGACCGCGCCGGCGACGAGCCGGCGGCGGGAGAGAACGTTCACATGGAGCTCCTGAGAGAAGTTAGGTGAGCGAAACCTTAGCAGTTAGGTTCCGGCGTGCCGGAGCCTCCGCGAGACCGCCTCGACCGTCCCCGCGCGACACGCCGGACCGCGTGACAGTGAGCACTCCCCGGTGATCCCCGGTGAGACAAACCGCAGGTCGCCCGCGCCCCGGTTTGCTCGGAGTCCGGGTAAGTACGACAGTGGGTAGGACCCAGTCGGAGGCCGCAGAGGGCACGGTCTACGATTCGATGAGCGCAAGCCAGAGACCGTTCGCCTCGCAGCCCGGGGTCGGACGCGCATTCAGGAGGATCAGTGACTGCCGTAGCGCCCCAGCCAGTCCCCGCGATAGCTGCAGCCAGGCCTTACCCGCCGCGGCAGGGACCCAAGGGCTCGTTCATCTTCAAAATGATTACGACCACCGACCCCAAGGTGCTCGGAATCATGTACTTGACGACCTCGATCGCGTTCTTCCTCATCGGTGGTCTCATGGCCCTGATGATGCGCGCCGAGCTCGCTGTGCCCGGTATGCAGTTCTTGTCGAACGAACAGTTCAACCAGCTGTTCACCATGCACGGCACGATCATGCTGCTGCTGTACGCGACGCCGATCGTGTTCGGGTTCGCCAACTACATCCTGCCGCTGCAGATCGGCGCCCCCGACGTGGCGTTCCCGCGACTCAACGCGTTCAGCTACTGGCTGTACGTGTTCGGCGCGATCATCACGACCGCGGGCTTCATCACCCCCGGCGGTGCTGCGGACTTCGGCTGGACCGCCTACACGCCCCTGACGAGTGCGCTGCACTCCCCGGGCGTCGGCGCCGACCTCTGGGTCATGGGCCTCGCGGTCGCCGGCCTCGGCACCATCCTCGGTGGTGTCAACATGATCACCACCGTCATCTGCCTGCGTGCCCCCGGCATGACCATGTTCCGGATGCCGATCTTCACGTGGAACATCTTCATCACCAGCATCCTGATTCTGCTGGCGTTCCCGCTGCTGACCGCCGCGTTCATGGGTCTGTTCGTCGACCGTCACCTCGGTGGCCACATCTTCGACCCGGCCACCGGTGGTGTGCTGCTGTGGCAGCACCTGTTCTGGTTCTTCGGCCACCCCGAGGTGTACATCATCGCGCTGCCGTTCTTCGGCATCGTCTCGGAGATCTTCCCGGTCTTCAGCCGTAAGCCCGTGTTCGGTTACAGCGGCCTGGTCTACGCGACCCTGGCGATCGCCGCGCTCTCCATCGCGGTGTGGGCTCACCACATGTACGCCACCGGCGCCGTGCTGCTCCCGTACTTCTCGTTCATGACGTTCCTGATCGCCGTCCCGACGGGTGTGAAGATCTTCAACTGGATCGGCACCATGTGGAAGGGTCAGCTGACGTTCGAGTCGCCGATGCTGTTCTCGATCGGCTTCCTCATCACGTTCCTCTTCGGTGGTCTGTCGGGCGTCATCCTCGCGAGCCCGCCGCTCGACTTCCACGTCACGGACACCTACTTCGTGGTCGCCCACTTCCACTACGTGGTCTTCGGCACCGTCGTGTTCGCCACCTACGCGGGCATCTACTTCTGGTTCCCGAAGATGACGGGCCGCATGATGGACGAGCGTCTCGGCAAGTGGCACTTCTGGACCACGTTCATCGGCTTCCACGGCACGTTCCTCGTCCAGCACTGGCTGGGTAACGAAGGCATGCCGCGTCGTTACGCCGACTACCTGCCCTCGGACGGCTTCACGTTCCTGAACTCGTTCTCGACGATCTTCGCGTTCGTCCTCGGTGCCTCCACACTGCCGTTCATCTGGAACGTCTTCAAGAGCTACCGGTACGGCGAAGTCGTCACCGTCGACGACCCGTGGGGTTACGGCAACTCGCTCGAGTGGGCCACCAGCTGCCCGCCGCCGCGGCACAACTTCACCGAGCTGCCGCGCATCCGCTCCGAGCGCCCCGCGTTCGAGCTGCACTACCCGCACATGGTCGAGCGGATGAAGGCCGAGGCGCACGTCGGACCGGGTCACGGTGGCAAGCACGCCAGCACCGTGCTCGAGAAGGAACGCCACGAGCCGCTGACGGTCGGCGACGAAGGCGACCCCGGTACGGACACCGGCCGCTGACACAGCACGTTTCGGAAAGGCCCCGCCCCAGCAACGGGCGGGGCCTTTCACTTGGCACAATGGTGCCGGACAAGCCGCGCGAGCAACATGATCGGAGTACATCGGTGGGTGCAGCTGACACCACTGTCCTGGTGACCGTGACGGGCCCCGACCGACCCGGCGTCACCTCGGTGCTCTTCGGGTCGCTCTCCCGCCACGACGTGAGCCTTCTCGACGTGGAGCAGGTGGTGATTCGTGGGCGACTGACGCTCGGTGTCCTCGTGGCGTGCCCCGAGAACGGGGAAGCGCTGCAGGAGGAACTCGAAGAGGCGATGGCCACCGTCGGGATGTCGGTGGATGTCGAGATCGGTGCCGATCCGGGCAGGCAGTCGCTGTCCACCCATGCCGTGGTCGTTCTGGGCAGCCCCGTGTCGGCTCGCGCGCT from Rhodococcus opacus B4 encodes:
- the nrdF gene encoding class 1b ribonucleoside-diphosphate reductase subunit beta is translated as MVKLVSRVSAINWNRVQDEKDAEVWDRLVGNFWLPEKVPVSNDIPSWGTLTAQEKQLTMRVFTGLTLLDTIQGTVGAVSLIPDAITPHEEAVYTNIAFMESVHAKSYSSIFSTLCSTRDIDDAFRWSEENPNLQRKAEIVMDYYQGDEPLKRKVASTLLESFLFYSGFYLPMYWSSRAKLTNTADLIRLIIRDEAVHGYYIGYKYQKGLEQLTEAERDDLKNYTFELLFELYDNEVDYTQDLYDEVGLTEDVKKFLRYNANKALMNLGYEGLFPKDETDVNPAILSALSPNADENHDFFSGSGSSYVIGKAVNTEDEDWDF
- a CDS encoding NUDIX hydrolase is translated as MPVPEFVTALRGHVGTAPLWLSGVSVVVRDDDGRVLLTRRVDNGKWAVVSGILEPGEEPGPAALREIREETGVDAELVRITSVDVTDPVTYPNGDVAQYLDVCFLARYIGGEAAVSDDENHDVAWFSPASLPDDLTPSSRLRLDKALQDQPEAWFRR
- a CDS encoding iron-siderophore ABC transporter substrate-binding protein gives rise to the protein MSPRRFSARRASTGLVTAVAVVALAGCSQPADDDPAASIVRTTTQIAGAGVVGIERDTTTACAGPAPVDAALAAGSTHRVVHTKGESDVPSDPQRIVVLDSAALDAVCALGLWENVVGAATLDGDSPQPGYLGTGVSEIPSVGPADAPDVNRIAQADPDLILGSSPASEQLYGALSPIAPTVFVGSDPVYWKAQFLLAGNALGRADAATAALEKYQQDAKQLGIDIDAAQTQASVVRFDADSMEVEGPATFAGQVLTDAGVRRPAYQNLEGVVTEPISDADIDQAEGDLIYAVLDGEEGTAHAEDVMSGESWEDLEAVRDKRVFAVEGDVWGGNGVVAARAMLTDLRNTLNGYVG
- a CDS encoding ABC transporter substrate-binding protein; protein product: MNVLSRRRLVAGAVALAAAATFSITSCAGSDDSAASDTTSSTGQFPRTVDHFRGSTEIPAAPQRIVALDNSFTDAVLLLEAPLVGYVDYREPGLPDYLGTTRDEFAADAESVGKVSNASLEQIAALQPDLIISAEVRDGKNYEQLSAIAPTIFTETTGPTWKDNIRLVGKALGKEDLAEQKIGAYEERAAAVGAEINGTASNPVISVVRFAGEPTARLYRTTSFSGIVLSDAGLARPQSQGPDPADPDNIMQAVSPELISEAEGDVIFVSTWQDPAGKSAEAAKPFLESPLWQTLKGRKIDVDDARWMSPVSVQGAHLILDDLSDTFGVDKHSG
- the ctaD gene encoding aa3-type cytochrome oxidase subunit I, whose product is MTAVAPQPVPAIAAARPYPPRQGPKGSFIFKMITTTDPKVLGIMYLTTSIAFFLIGGLMALMMRAELAVPGMQFLSNEQFNQLFTMHGTIMLLLYATPIVFGFANYILPLQIGAPDVAFPRLNAFSYWLYVFGAIITTAGFITPGGAADFGWTAYTPLTSALHSPGVGADLWVMGLAVAGLGTILGGVNMITTVICLRAPGMTMFRMPIFTWNIFITSILILLAFPLLTAAFMGLFVDRHLGGHIFDPATGGVLLWQHLFWFFGHPEVYIIALPFFGIVSEIFPVFSRKPVFGYSGLVYATLAIAALSIAVWAHHMYATGAVLLPYFSFMTFLIAVPTGVKIFNWIGTMWKGQLTFESPMLFSIGFLITFLFGGLSGVILASPPLDFHVTDTYFVVAHFHYVVFGTVVFATYAGIYFWFPKMTGRMMDERLGKWHFWTTFIGFHGTFLVQHWLGNEGMPRRYADYLPSDGFTFLNSFSTIFAFVLGASTLPFIWNVFKSYRYGEVVTVDDPWGYGNSLEWATSCPPPRHNFTELPRIRSERPAFELHYPHMVERMKAEAHVGPGHGGKHASTVLEKERHEPLTVGDEGDPGTDTGR